The Corylus avellana chromosome ca11, CavTom2PMs-1.0 genome contains the following window.
tttagaaagaatattaaaaaaaataaaaaaaatagtgttcTCTAAGGTAGTCATCAGACCCAAGGCCACAGCCactatgtttttttaaaaataaaaatagagaggTATATTGCAGCTTTCTGGTAGTTCAAGAAAAGAGAGACtgttttaattgaaaatttaaaaaaacattgtaAATTGTCTAGCAGTTCGAGGGTACGTGTacttttttcagaaaaaatttgttttttcttttcaaaataaaaatattaacaaataactcaaatacAAAACCCTCATTTTCATTTCTATGTGGTACCAAAACACgctttcaaactaaaaacacACACCAAACAAATGGAGCCCCTAATTTTTGATTATGTAATTGAATACGTCAAGAAGGGGAAGGTTTGCTTATTAATTTTCAACAAAAGTAGTCGGTGTTTATGGATGAAAAATACACAAAGATATTAAGCTTGGTATAAAGTTGCAGATTTATGATTGTGGTTGCTTGGTATGGAATAGACCACCTTGGTATATTCTGAATTGAACGTTGAATCTTCAaagggctctctctctctctctctctctctctctctctctgtgcaacATTTCCTCCTTCAATTGCAGTCCACTAAAATGCAGTAACAAGACAAAACACCTCCATTCTTTCACACTTTCCACCTCAAGTTTATGTATTAGGCAGGCCCTAAAAGCCGTACACTTCGAACAGTTACATCACAACTCACcaatttctctttccttttttttcttttttttttttttttttttttttaaataaaaaattattttagttatcaattttttcaaacATGTCCATTTCACTTTCTATTTAAggtatttaattttatttattttgttgaagtAGCTAGCCAAACTTGGGTAATTCTTCATTCAAATTTGCATCATTTGACTAATCGGGTGTGAATCGAATGCTACAAATACTTTGAAAAACGTTGGAGGTAGTCCAATTTTTACAACAATttctttacaaattgatgtttctGTTGATAATTAAGGCCATGTTTGTTTGcatcttaatttgttttctattttcaagaTAAATACATgaacaaaaaactcaaaacattaaagaattttcacctttatatcacacccgaacacattttcaaattaagaaagaaaaaaaaaaaaaacacaataacaaACATACCCTGAGAGTTTATAGTTGACAAATCAATTACTAACTAATCAAATTATGATAAGAAAATTTGTAGTATGATTAAGTTGTAGGATTGGCCGTAACGCCACTCCTTGTAGATATGTTgtatcttttaatttcttttattgggTGATAACATAGCACATGAAGGCTGCTCAGCTTTAGCTTGTTTTGCTCTTAAACCTAAACTTAATCAATGGATTTGATATGAAAGTGATATAAAGAGCGAGCATAATTTTCATGACAAGAATGTAATCACGATTAACAAGGAAAAATTGAAGGAGAAGTTGCCCCACCCCCACCTAACAGCCAAAAGTTTTAGGAGGGCCATTTTCTGGCTTTTAGGAAAAGTTTCCAATCAATTGAATCATATTGGCTAATTCTAACCAAACCCTATCTCTAACTGCTTCCATTTTTGTGTTCTTTatggatctctctctctctctgtctctctacagttaatttcgtgttgatTTTCAGATAAAGTCAGATACTTGTGGCTTGGCCTTAGCCTCCTTCCTGCCCAAGAGGCCCCCATTTTCAGGCTTGGGTAAAACCCTGTTAAAGTCTACCTTACGGAGGTGGTCCATTGGTTTCCTGGTCCATAACTTCCTGTCCTTTAAACCTAAATCTGTGGTAGAATTTGACGGTTGACTAGTCTTGCATGTCTGCAGCACCTGATCCAATGCTCTGACTATCCAATAATTAGTTGACAAATGCCAGCACCACAGCTGCCGCCATGTTACTGTGTCTGCCACATTTTACCAtgttaaaaaaagtaaaaaatttttcctcttttccaCCGCCAACTCCTATCCACTAAGCAGTACGGTGGTGGTCCGGTGGACGACTAATAATGGCGGTGAAGATGATCATAATAAATATAAACGACCCGTATTAGAGCTAGCATGCAATACCCAAGATATTGGACGGGATCTCaatctcatttttattatttttgttatgtggCTTATTTTGActcaattataattttctttgaaAACGGCCCAATTCACTTTTGTGCATTCTTTGACTCACAAattttgggccaaaaaaatCCAAGCTCATGGCCCAATTTAGAGCATGCATGTGTTTCAATTACAGGGTCACACATTTTATGTACCACTCTTAACACGTATGAGTCATGCAACTACGTGTCCCTAACCATGAGAAGCCTTAAACCGAGCAAAGAAGCTTCCATTCCAGGCTGAAGAAAACAGAGCAAAACCAAAGCATTTGCAGTACGTTTAGGGAGAGAAATGTCAAAAATCTGGCTTCGCCATGGCTACAGCAAGATAGCAAGGATACTTGGCAGAAAAGACCCAAAGAAGCAAAAATTTCCTGTATTGGAAGGTCACCCAGTGGGCCAAGAACATGCAGAAGAAGCTGCTGAGGCCCATGACACCATCCAAAGCAACATCAAGAAGCTCATAAAGGAATTCAGAATCTACAGGTGGAGCCCTGATTATCCCAACAAGAAGCCCCACCTGGAATCCTACTTTGTCGACCTCTCCAAATGCGGCCCCATGGTAAATTTTACATCTTTGATTCCCTTTCTTTATGGATTGCCAAAATGGGAGCTGAGTGTTAAAATTTTGTACAGGTTTTGGATGTGTTGCAGAAGATAAAAGCAGAGGATGATTCCAGCTTGAGCTATAGGAGGTCATGCAGGGAAGGAATATGCGGCTCCTGCGCCATGAACATTGATGGAACCAACACGGTGGCTTGCCTGAAGCCCATTGACGCCGACACTTCACGACCCACGATTATAACCCCTCTGCCTCACATGTTTGTGATCAAAGATCTGGTCGTCGACCTCACCAATTTCTACCATCAGTACAAGTAAATTTGCTCTGTTTTGCAATGTTTTTTAATTGCTTACAGTTACAGACGTGTGCTAATTTCCCATGACATAGATTGATTGAGCCGTGGCTGAAGGCCACAAAAGCTCCGGAGGACGGGCGGGAATATAGGCAATCGCCGGCGAACAGAAAGAAGCTAGATGGGTTGTATGAGTGTATACTCTGTGCTTGCTGTAGTAGTTCATGCCCTTCATACTGGTGGAACCCGGAGGAGTTCCTCGGCCCTGCAACATTGCTGCAATCTTATAGATGGATTTCTGACAGGTAAATTGTTCAAGACTTATCCTTTTATCAGTTCCAATGTGTTCAATTTCCGTCTGATTTGATCAAAAGGTGAGGGCTCTGTTTACTCGTTGGTTTTGCAGCCGGGATGACTTCGCGGATGAACGATTGCAGGCGTTGACGGAAGATGAGAAGAGATTATATAGATGCAGGACTATTCAGAATTGTACGGCTACCTGCCCCAAAAGCCTCAATCCTGCAGAGGCCATTCACAAGATGAAGACTAGGCATCTGCTTTCGCTGCCTGTGGAGGAGGTTGAGAGCCTGTAAGGCTATGAACATTCGATGAGAGCGGGAATTTtcaacaagtttttttttttttttttggttttggtttgtttttatttgccTTAGCATTGGTGAATAATGTTCCATCATGTTTGATAAATCATTGCCTACATGAGGTTTCAAGAAATTCAAGATACCATGAATGCTGGATGATCTTCATTGATGGAACTATATAGTTACAGAATTGGAGTTGAATTACAGTAGCAACTAAACAATCGAAAGAATTCATATCAATGTTACAGTGATGTTATCTTGAAACTCTGTTTCTCTATTGGAATTCAAATGACTGCCTTCTTTGTTATCTTGAACTCCATCCTTGTCGGCTACCATATTAGCAATACTTGCTGCTGCGATGCCTGCAGAATCATCTGCAGAATTTGTGTCAACATTAGTTACTTTAACAAACATCACCATATTGAGCACTTGTTGATGTTGGTGTCGGCGTGGTTTAAGATGGGGGTG
Protein-coding sequences here:
- the LOC132166482 gene encoding succinate dehydrogenase [ubiquinone] iron-sulfur subunit 3, mitochondrial, with amino-acid sequence MSKIWLRHGYSKIARILGRKDPKKQKFPVLEGHPVGQEHAEEAAEAHDTIQSNIKKLIKEFRIYRWSPDYPNKKPHLESYFVDLSKCGPMVLDVLQKIKAEDDSSLSYRRSCREGICGSCAMNIDGTNTVACLKPIDADTSRPTIITPLPHMFVIKDLVVDLTNFYHQYKLIEPWLKATKAPEDGREYRQSPANRKKLDGLYECILCACCSSSCPSYWWNPEEFLGPATLLQSYRWISDSRDDFADERLQALTEDEKRLYRCRTIQNCTATCPKSLNPAEAIHKMKTRHLLSLPVEEVESL